A genomic stretch from Desulfocurvibacter africanus subsp. africanus DSM 2603 includes:
- a CDS encoding mechanosensitive ion channel family protein gives MLLTLLTWGATAWGQVTVQAPRDAAEPARPIPLESAPDDRLETRIRQTFSHIEAFRGIQVDVTDGVVRLSGAAERASAAQRAEELASRFEGVAHVVNDVQAQAELERRLAPALRRLGELWDSLLASLPILGVALAVLLAFAVLSRLLLRWDWLWERMGAGLLLRNILRNLTATLVIIVGVLLALQLLDLTALVGAVIGAAGLFGLALGFAFRDVAENYLSGMLLGLRSPFGIGDYVAVGDLEGSVLRLTSRELILITLDGNHVRIPNAEVFKSTIINYMRNPLRRFGIEVGVGTGEDLRRVQELGCAALAAMKGVMEDPPPVMFVESLGEYNVIVRFHGWVDQRRYDFLKVRSEAKRILKAALDEEGVVMPMPMRDILVRRPKQAEAETVTPPPTKPAARQSGKPPVKDEARKADVSREEHIDKQIRDELAASSEENLLQGQKEVGKKHSR, from the coding sequence GTGCTGCTTACGCTGCTGACCTGGGGGGCGACGGCCTGGGGGCAGGTCACTGTGCAGGCTCCACGGGATGCCGCCGAACCCGCCCGCCCCATCCCCCTGGAGTCCGCGCCGGATGACCGGCTGGAAACGCGCATCCGTCAGACCTTTTCGCATATCGAGGCATTCCGGGGCATCCAGGTCGATGTCACCGACGGGGTCGTGCGCCTGTCCGGAGCGGCAGAGCGGGCCAGCGCGGCTCAAAGGGCCGAGGAGCTGGCCTCCAGGTTCGAGGGCGTGGCCCATGTGGTCAACGATGTACAGGCCCAGGCCGAGCTGGAACGCCGGCTGGCCCCGGCCCTGCGCCGCCTGGGAGAGCTCTGGGACAGCCTGCTGGCCTCCCTGCCCATTCTGGGCGTGGCCCTGGCCGTGCTGCTGGCGTTTGCCGTGCTGTCCCGTCTGCTGTTACGCTGGGACTGGCTCTGGGAGCGTATGGGCGCTGGTTTGCTCCTGCGCAATATCCTGCGCAACCTGACGGCCACGCTCGTGATTATCGTCGGAGTGCTACTGGCCTTACAGCTCCTGGACCTGACGGCCCTGGTGGGCGCGGTGATCGGAGCGGCAGGCCTGTTCGGCTTGGCCTTGGGCTTCGCCTTCCGCGACGTGGCCGAGAACTACCTGTCCGGCATGCTGCTCGGCCTGCGCAGCCCCTTCGGGATCGGCGACTACGTGGCCGTGGGCGACCTGGAGGGCAGCGTGCTGCGCCTTACCTCGCGCGAGCTGATCCTGATCACCCTGGACGGCAACCACGTGCGCATCCCCAATGCCGAGGTATTCAAGAGCACCATTATCAACTACATGCGCAACCCGCTGCGGCGCTTCGGCATCGAGGTGGGCGTTGGCACCGGCGAGGATTTGCGGCGCGTGCAGGAGCTGGGCTGCGCCGCCTTGGCGGCAATGAAGGGCGTGATGGAGGACCCGCCCCCGGTCATGTTCGTGGAGAGCCTCGGCGAGTACAACGTCATCGTGCGCTTCCACGGCTGGGTGGACCAACGCCGATACGATTTCCTCAAGGTGCGTAGCGAGGCCAAGCGCATCCTCAAGGCAGCCCTGGACGAGGAAGGCGTGGTCATGCCCATGCCCATGCGCGACATCCTCGTGCGCAGGCCGAAACAAGCCGAAGCCGAAACCGTGACGCCTCCCCCAACCAAGCCCGCAGCCAGGCAGTCCGGCAAGCCTCCCGTCAAGGACGAGGCCCGCAAGGCCGATGTGAGCCGCGAGGAGCACATCGACAAACAGATCAGAGACGAGCTTGCCGCCTCCAGCGAGGAAAATCTGCTGCAAGGCCAGAAAGAGGTCGGTAAAAAGCACTCGCGTTGA
- a CDS encoding mechanosensitive ion channel family protein: MAAEPLLGNTLGTHLSTAGEWLLSSGLRIVLVAAIMYVALRAARIVALRLFTLFADKDDIEMKKRADTLSSVVRVGLTIAIMAVGLVSILGELGVQIGPVLAAAGVVGLAVGFGAQQLVQDVISGFFILLEDQIRVGDVVEIAGKSGLVERVTLRTVVLRDMTGSVHYVRNGQIDTVTNMTKDFSYYAMDIGVGYREDVDQVMEVIREVAAELCADPELGTDILEPIEILGLDKFADSAVIIKARLKTKPIRQWAVGREFNRRLKKRFDAEGIEIPYPHVTMYMGQDRQGDAPSLLMKIKKEDEKA, from the coding sequence ATGGCAGCGGAGCCACTGCTCGGAAACACACTCGGCACGCACCTCAGCACGGCAGGCGAATGGCTGCTTTCGAGCGGTCTGCGCATCGTGCTCGTCGCGGCGATCATGTACGTCGCATTGCGCGCCGCGCGCATCGTGGCCTTGCGCCTGTTCACGCTCTTCGCGGACAAGGACGACATCGAGATGAAGAAGCGTGCCGACACGCTGTCCTCGGTGGTGCGCGTGGGCCTGACCATTGCCATCATGGCCGTGGGCCTGGTGAGCATCCTGGGCGAACTGGGCGTGCAGATCGGCCCGGTCCTGGCCGCGGCCGGCGTCGTGGGCTTGGCCGTGGGCTTCGGCGCCCAGCAGCTCGTGCAGGACGTCATCAGCGGCTTCTTCATCCTGCTGGAGGACCAGATTCGCGTGGGCGACGTAGTGGAAATCGCGGGCAAGAGCGGCCTGGTGGAGCGCGTCACACTGCGCACCGTGGTGCTGCGCGACATGACCGGAAGCGTGCATTACGTGCGCAACGGCCAGATCGATACGGTAACGAACATGACCAAGGATTTCTCGTACTACGCCATGGATATCGGCGTGGGATACCGCGAGGATGTGGACCAGGTCATGGAGGTCATACGCGAAGTTGCAGCGGAATTGTGCGCCGACCCGGAGCTTGGGACGGACATCCTGGAGCCCATCGAGATCCTGGGCCTGGACAAATTCGCGGACTCGGCCGTGATCATCAAGGCGCGGCTCAAGACCAAACCCATCCGTCAGTGGGCTGTGGGCCGCGAGTTCAACCGCCGGCTCAAGAAACGCTTCGACGCCGAGGGCATAGAGATCCCCTACCCGCACGTGACCATGTATATGGGCCAGGACAGGCAGGGCGACGCTCCGTCATTGCTCATGAAGATCAAAAAGGAAGACGAGAAGGCCTGA
- a CDS encoding DUF4019 domain-containing protein, with the protein MPSGVGHAAAPRPVAGTSGRGLILRAAGACATALTVVLLLSFFLTLNGPAYAARPGVPADALDAAMDWLVLLDAGKYAESWTQAGRDFRQGLGKAEWARRMAAARSELGANTSRKPLDARETGPTGAAGECLVILFGAVYDKVPYTTETLTLCRENGRWRVAGYFIR; encoded by the coding sequence ATGCCTTCGGGTGTTGGGCATGCTGCTGCTCCCCGGCCGGTCGCCGGCACGTCCGGCCGGGGGCTGATTTTGCGTGCGGCCGGAGCTTGCGCTACGGCTCTGACCGTAGTCCTGCTTTTGTCGTTTTTCCTGACGCTGAACGGGCCGGCATACGCGGCGCGCCCCGGCGTGCCCGCCGATGCCCTGGATGCAGCCATGGACTGGCTGGTGCTTCTGGATGCAGGCAAGTACGCCGAGAGCTGGACACAGGCCGGTAGGGACTTTCGTCAGGGTCTGGGCAAGGCGGAATGGGCGCGGCGCATGGCCGCAGCCCGGAGCGAGCTCGGCGCGAACACCAGCCGCAAGCCCCTCGATGCGCGCGAAACCGGCCCGACCGGCGCGGCAGGCGAGTGTCTGGTCATCCTCTTCGGCGCGGTCTACGATAAAGTTCCCTATACCACCGAAACCTTGACCCTGTGCCGCGAAAACGGGCGGTGGCGCGTGGCGGGCTACTTCATCCGTTGA
- a CDS encoding FKBP-type peptidyl-prolyl cis-trans isomerase, whose protein sequence is MAQAKNGDTVKVHYTGKLEDGTVFDSSLERDPLEFTVGGGMVIPGFEEAIVGMKEGESKEVTIPSGEAYGDYNEEMRIEIQKAQIPEDIQPEVGQMLQLRGEDGGATTVTVTHITDDTVTLDANHPLAGKDLMFDLKLVEISQA, encoded by the coding sequence ATGGCGCAGGCGAAGAACGGCGATACCGTCAAGGTTCACTACACGGGCAAGCTTGAAGACGGCACGGTTTTCGATTCGTCCCTCGAACGCGACCCTCTGGAGTTCACCGTGGGCGGCGGCATGGTCATCCCCGGTTTCGAGGAAGCCATAGTCGGCATGAAGGAAGGCGAGAGCAAGGAAGTCACCATCCCCTCCGGCGAGGCCTACGGGGACTATAACGAGGAAATGCGCATCGAGATCCAGAAGGCGCAGATTCCGGAAGACATCCAGCCCGAGGTCGGCCAGATGCTGCAGTTGCGCGGCGAGGACGGCGGCGCGACCACCGTCACCGTGACGCACATCACCGACGATACCGTAACCCTGGACGCCAACCATCCCCTGGCCGGCAAGGATCTCATGTTCGACCTCAAGCTCGTGGAAATCTCCCAAGCCTGA
- a CDS encoding lysophospholipid acyltransferase family protein, translating into MPQAHQEKLLRLDVPIRGSIKKRLFHLVRPPLSRLLCLSKLNDIYSAVDKRDLPTFMTDSLRHMGVRINLSFEDASLIPTQGPVLVVANHPFGAIEGVVLGSVLRSARPDVKLMANYMLSVIPEMRELLIQVDPFGAGGSHKRNIGPLKESLRWLKSGGMLGVFPAGEVSSLNVRKRSVEDPQWSTTIARMARKAGVPVLPVYFDGCNSPLFQMLGLIHPRLRTAMLPRELLNRREGVIDVRIGSLIQPSKFESFDTDEQLVDFLRQRTYILKHRKPEVAPAARIARKAVVGEPIAPPVAPALIEAEIASLSKKSILWENNEYTLFLGRRSELPNTVLELGRLREETFREVGEGTGKASDLDQYDDYYWHLCLWHRQDREIAGSYRLGPTDEILARVGPSGLYTNTLFRYRREFLEQISPALELGRSFVRKKYQKSYLPLLTLWKGIGIFLGRNMQYRYLFGPVSISNSYAPFSKALMVKFLNTHARERVGGMVKAKLPPRLDAGPNWRELCRLCCNIEDLGDFISEIEKDRKGVPVLLRQYLKLGGKILAFNVDPEFAGALDGLILVDLLQTDPKTLGKHMGVEAATQFLALHKGQRTDKAS; encoded by the coding sequence ATGCCACAGGCACATCAGGAAAAGTTGTTGCGTCTCGACGTCCCGATCCGGGGAAGCATCAAGAAGCGGCTCTTCCATCTGGTCAGACCGCCTCTCAGCAGGCTGCTTTGCCTGTCCAAGCTGAACGACATCTATTCCGCCGTGGACAAGCGCGATCTGCCCACTTTCATGACCGATTCGCTCCGGCATATGGGCGTGCGCATAAACCTCTCCTTCGAGGATGCTTCGCTTATCCCGACCCAAGGGCCGGTGCTCGTAGTGGCCAACCATCCCTTCGGAGCCATCGAGGGCGTGGTGCTCGGCTCGGTATTGCGCTCCGCTCGGCCGGACGTGAAGCTCATGGCCAACTACATGCTGTCCGTGATTCCCGAGATGCGCGAGCTGCTCATCCAGGTGGACCCCTTCGGGGCCGGCGGCTCCCACAAAAGGAACATCGGCCCGCTCAAGGAGAGCCTGCGCTGGCTCAAGAGCGGCGGCATGCTCGGCGTGTTCCCGGCCGGCGAAGTCTCCTCGCTCAACGTGCGCAAGCGCAGCGTGGAGGACCCGCAGTGGAGCACTACAATCGCGCGCATGGCCCGCAAGGCAGGCGTGCCCGTGCTGCCCGTGTACTTCGATGGCTGCAACAGCCCGCTCTTCCAGATGCTCGGCCTCATCCACCCCCGTTTGCGCACGGCCATGCTCCCGCGCGAACTGCTCAACCGGCGGGAGGGCGTCATCGACGTGCGCATCGGCAGCCTCATTCAGCCTTCCAAGTTCGAGAGCTTCGATACGGACGAGCAGTTGGTGGATTTCCTGCGCCAGCGCACCTACATCCTCAAGCACCGCAAGCCGGAGGTCGCCCCGGCGGCCCGAATCGCGCGCAAGGCCGTGGTCGGCGAGCCCATCGCCCCGCCCGTGGCTCCGGCCCTCATCGAGGCCGAGATCGCCAGCCTGTCCAAAAAATCCATCCTTTGGGAGAACAACGAATATACCCTGTTCCTGGGCCGGCGAAGCGAGTTGCCCAACACGGTCCTCGAGTTGGGGCGGCTGCGCGAAGAGACCTTCCGCGAGGTGGGCGAGGGCACGGGCAAGGCCAGCGATCTGGACCAGTACGACGACTACTACTGGCACCTGTGCCTATGGCATCGTCAGGACCGCGAGATCGCCGGCTCCTACCGTCTGGGCCCCACGGACGAAATCCTGGCGCGTGTCGGGCCAAGCGGGCTCTACACCAACACGCTCTTCCGCTACAGGCGCGAGTTCCTGGAGCAGATCTCTCCTGCCCTGGAGCTGGGCCGCTCCTTCGTGCGCAAGAAGTACCAGAAGAGCTACCTTCCGCTGCTCACTTTGTGGAAGGGCATCGGCATCTTTCTGGGCCGCAACATGCAGTACCGCTACCTGTTCGGTCCGGTGAGCATCTCCAACAGCTACGCGCCGTTCTCCAAGGCCCTGATGGTGAAGTTCCTGAACACCCACGCCCGCGAGCGGGTGGGCGGCATGGTCAAGGCCAAGCTGCCGCCCAGGCTCGATGCCGGCCCCAACTGGCGCGAGCTGTGCCGGCTGTGCTGCAACATCGAGGATTTGGGCGACTTCATCAGCGAGATAGAAAAGGACCGCAAGGGCGTGCCCGTGCTCCTGCGTCAGTACCTGAAACTCGGCGGCAAGATTCTGGCCTTCAACGTGGACCCCGAGTTCGCCGGCGCCCTGGACGGGCTCATCCTGGTCGATCTGCTGCAGACCGATCCCAAAACCTTGGGCAAGCACATGGGTGTCGAGGCCGCCACGCAGTTCCTGGCCCTGCACAAGGGTCAGCGTACGGACAAGGCGAGCTGA